The Anomaloglossus baeobatrachus isolate aAnoBae1 chromosome 7, aAnoBae1.hap1, whole genome shotgun sequence sequence CATCATTTGGTTGGAAATGAAATATAAACATCTGATTTGCAAAAACAAATTGAGGCTGAAGACGTTTTGCATAACTCGTACATAAAACACAAAATCGTTTTTTAACTTCACCCTTCATACATTATTGTTTCGAACAAAGAATCGTTCACGGGAGCTGCATGATGGTGTTTACAGGATGGATCCCTGTGATAATCTTCTGCATCATGGACACTGGGTTGGGATATTTTCTGAATTTCTGCATCTTGGTGGCCGGTGTGAAGACCATGAGGACTGGACAGAAGTTAAATCCTCCCGATGTAATCAACCTTCTCATAGCAGCGGCAAACATCATGCTCCAATGTTTTATCAGCTTCCAGGGTCTTTTATCTATATTCTTTATCTCTATACTGTTTATGAGGGAGGTCTATGTCCCAATCACTGTGGGCACGCTGACTCTCTTGTACTCCACCTACTGGCTCACCGCCTGGCTCTGCGTCTATTACTGCGTCACCATCTCTAACTTCAATCATCCGTTCTTTCTCTGGTCAAAGAGGAACATCTCAATGTATCTACCACGTCTTCTTCTTCTATCATCAGCCGGTTCTTTCTTCATTAGTCTTCCCGCCATCTGGACGGCAAGCGTGAAAGTCACTCTACAATCTGCTGTGAATAGCACCAATGACCCCATATTTGTTACTGGGTCTCTACATCTTCAG is a genomic window containing:
- the LOC142246810 gene encoding taste receptor type 2 member 40-like; translation: MDTGLGYFLNFCILVAGVKTMRTGQKLNPPDVINLLIAAANIMLQCFISFQGLLSIFFISILFMREVYVPITVGTLTLLYSTYWLTAWLCVYYCVTISNFNHPFFLWSKRNISMYLPRLLLLSSAGSFFISLPAIWTASVKVTLQSAVNSTNDPIFVTGSLHLQPLYIQTAAFIGCYTPFLLNLVSIIMTNSSLIRHVRKMKQKDSGLSQTNFQAHVNAIRTMWCFLTISIIFCISEILLFSMSLIHEDYSVFNGLIFMSFPTAESFVIIFANPKLKREIMGKVLWLCRKL